The nucleotide sequence TGCCTTTAATTGAGGTTCTCCTCTCACTAGTCCAATTTGATAGACTACCCAGTATGAAACCACTAAGACCAGCACAAAGAAAAATAACCCTAGGGTACTGTGCCATGGCAAAAGAGTGGTAATCCGGTAACCAGCAAATCCTCTGGTTAAAAGAGTTCTTTTATTTAAGGCCATAGAGGAATTGCACTAAGCCCTAAGGTTTCTTCAAACCCAAACATACGATTCATATTTTGCAAGGCTTGCCCGGCAGCGCCCTTAATCATATTGTCTATTGCAGAAACAATCACTAAAGTTCCTTGGGGTGTCTGAGATAACCCAATCGCACAAAGATTAGTACCCACCACTTGAACTAGTTGAGGTAACTCCCCTAGGGGTAAAACTTTGACAAAGGGTTCATGGTGATACGATGCTTGTAACACTTGATAGACCTGCTGGAGTGGGAGTTTTGATTGACAATAGAGTGTAGCAAGAATGCCGCGTGGTACGGGAAGTAAGTGAGGTACAAAAGTAATCCCAAGCGCGCCTTCTTCAAGACATCCATATTGCGTTAACCCCTGTTCAATTTCAGGGAGATGACGATGCGCTGGTAGTCCGTAGGCAAAAAAATTGCTTCGTAATTCTGACAAGAGGTACCCCTCTTCAACTTTTCTTCCCGCGCCACTCACCCCAGATTTGCAATCTGCAATTATTCCTTGTGCAGATATACATTGTTCTCTTAGCAAAGGGATTAGCGCTAAAGATACCGCAGTTGGATAACAGCCAGGATTGGCCACCAACTGCGCAGAAGTAATTTTTTCTCTTTCATATTCAGTTAAGCCATAACAAGCCTGTTTGACTAAAGCAAAATTAGGATGCTCGCTATGATAGTACTGTTGCCAAACTGAAGGATCGCGTAGGCGAAAATCTGCACTTAAATCAACTACTCTGATTCCTAATTCTAACAATGCCGGAACGAGGCTAGCTGCTACCCCATGTGGGGTGGTAAAAATAACCACTTGACACTGCTTGAGGGCCTCAGGCGAATAGCTAGAAAAATTCAATTGTGCGAGACTGGTGTCTGCCAGTGATAATGACGGAAATACCGAGGCGATAGTTTTACCCGCAATGGTAGTTGAACAAACCACGCTCACAGTAAATTCTGGGTGGCCAGTCAAGAGTCGTAAACATTCGGCACCGGTATATCCTCGTGCTCCGACAATTCCTACTTGTATTGATTTTCCCATATTTCTAAATAACCATTAATAAAATGGTATTATACCGCTCAAATAATACAATACTAAAAACTATTCTAAATAAAATTACTTCGCGTCAAAAAATGAATAGGCAAGAGTTACTTCCTGGACTTCTGGGGAGAGGTCCTTGTCTAAATAAAAAGTAACATAGACTTCTTTAGTCTCTTTTGCTTTAAAATCTAAAATGTCCATACAAAAACATTCAATCTTTTTAAGATGACCGGCTGCGGCAATAGGGTTAACTGAAGGGACTGCCCTACCTTTCCTAGCGACATTGAGTTGATTGGTGATTAAGTAAACTTCTGTGTATTTGGTTTGGGTCATGATAGTTTTTTTAGGAGTTTTTGCTACAATTGTCCAACCCTGATCTACCGCCTGGGCAAGTTGCTGAAGGGTTACCTCAAAGGGTTTGATTTCAGTTGGGAGTGCTACAGATTTTTCCAATTTAACTCTACCATTTATACCCAATGATTCACAGACTAAATCATATAACGGTACGAGTGCATAACCAAATGCAAACATCCCAACCACCGTTAAGGTTAAATATAAGGCAGTTTTTTTATTCTTATTAATAAAAAAGTCTAGTTAACTTTAGGTGGCACATCAAAGGTGTGATACGGAGCAGGTGAAGGTACCGTCCATTCTAAACCCTCAGCACCATCCCAAGGTTTTGCAGGGGCTGCTTTACCATATTTAATTGCATGAAATACAATAAAAACAAATAATAACTGGCTCAAACCAAATCCAAATGCACCGATCGTTGCAACTTCATTAAAATTAGCAAACTGAATAGCATAGTCTGGTATTCTTCTTGGCATTCCAGCAAGACCAAGAAAATGCATTGGGAAAAATGTTATATTTAAGAAAATCACGGAAAGCCAAAAATGAACCTTACCTAAAGTTTCATGATACATTTTTCCACACCACTTTGGTAGCCAGTAATAAGTTCCAGCAATGATTGCAAATATTGCTCCAGGAACTAAGACATAATGAAAATGTGCCACGACAAAATATGTGTCTTGATACTGAAAATCTGCAGGGGTAAGTGCTAACATTACACCAGAAAATCCGCCAATGCTAAATAAAATTACAAAAGACAGGGCAAATAACATAGGAGTTTCATAGGTGATTGAGCCTTTCCAAATAGTAGCAACCCAATTAAAAACTTTAATGCCAGTCGGGACAGCAATGGTCATAGTTGAAAGCATAAAAAAGAGTTCGCCAGCGAGCGGCATACCAACAGTAAACATATGGTGAGCCCAAACAATGAATGAAAGAAATGCAATGCCTGCAGTTGCATAGACCATTGAGACATAACCAAACAGTGGTTTGCGTGCAAAAGTAGGAATTATCTGTGACATAACGCCAAAGGCAGGGAGAATTAAAATATAAACTTCAGGGTGTCCAAAAAACCAGAAGACATGCTGAAATAAAACTGGATCTCCACCACCTTGAGCGCTGAAAAATGAAGTGGCGAAATATTTATCAGTTATTAACATAGTTACGCAGGCAGCCAATACCGGCATAACTGCGATAAGTAAAAAGGAAGTTATCAACCAAGTCCAAACAAACAGAGGCATCTTTAATAAAGTCATACCTGGCGCACGCATATTAAGTATTGTTGCGATAATATTAATCGCACCCATAATAGATGATATACCTAAAAAATGAATTGAGAACATGACAAAAGGAAACGCCGCTCCAGTTTGTAATACCAAAGGAGGGTAAATAGTCCACCCACCAGCAGGACCGCCTCCATCTACAAACAATGTAGAGAGCAACATGGTAAAAGCAAAAGGCATAATCCAAAACGACCAATTATTCATCCTCGGCAATGCCATATCTTTAGCGCCAATCATCAATGGAATCATCCAATTTGCCAAACCAACAAACGCTGGCATTACAACACCAAATATCATTACTAAGGCATGAAGCGTGGTCATGGAATTAAAAAACTGAGGATCTACAAATTGTAATCCCGGTTGAAAAAGTTCTGTTCTAATCACCAAGGCCATTGCCCCACCAATAAAAAACATTACTAAGGAAAATAATAAATACAATGTACCGATATCTTTATGATTAGTGGTAAATAACCAGCGAAGTATTCCAGATTCTGGCCCATGA is from Candidatus Methylacidiphilales bacterium and encodes:
- the argC gene encoding N-acetyl-gamma-glutamyl-phosphate reductase; the encoded protein is MGKSIQVGIVGARGYTGAECLRLLTGHPEFTVSVVCSTTIAGKTIASVFPSLSLADTSLAQLNFSSYSPEALKQCQVVIFTTPHGVAASLVPALLELGIRVVDLSADFRLRDPSVWQQYYHSEHPNFALVKQACYGLTEYEREKITSAQLVANPGCYPTAVSLALIPLLREQCISAQGIIADCKSGVSGAGRKVEEGYLLSELRSNFFAYGLPAHRHLPEIEQGLTQYGCLEEGALGITFVPHLLPVPRGILATLYCQSKLPLQQVYQVLQASYHHEPFVKVLPLGELPQLVQVVGTNLCAIGLSQTPQGTLVIVSAIDNMIKGAAGQALQNMNRMFGFEETLGLSAIPLWP
- a CDS encoding cytochrome c oxidase assembly protein — encoded protein: MFAFGYALVPLYDLVCESLGINGRVKLEKSVALPTEIKPFEVTLQQLAQAVDQGWTIVAKTPKKTIMTQTKYTEVYLITNQLNVARKGRAVPSVNPIAAAGHLKKIECFCMDILDFKAKETKEVYVTFYLDKDLSPEVQEVTLAYSFFDAK
- the ctaD gene encoding cytochrome c oxidase subunit I, which translates into the protein MNASQTIAVKDTQEHHGPESGILRWLFTTNHKDIGTLYLLFSLVMFFIGGAMALVIRTELFQPGLQFVDPQFFNSMTTLHALVMIFGVVMPAFVGLANWMIPLMIGAKDMALPRMNNWSFWIMPFAFTMLLSTLFVDGGGPAGGWTIYPPLVLQTGAAFPFVMFSIHFLGISSIMGAINIIATILNMRAPGMTLLKMPLFVWTWLITSFLLIAVMPVLAACVTMLITDKYFATSFFSAQGGGDPVLFQHVFWFFGHPEVYILILPAFGVMSQIIPTFARKPLFGYVSMVYATAGIAFLSFIVWAHHMFTVGMPLAGELFFMLSTMTIAVPTGIKVFNWVATIWKGSITYETPMLFALSFVILFSIGGFSGVMLALTPADFQYQDTYFVVAHFHYVLVPGAIFAIIAGTYYWLPKWCGKMYHETLGKVHFWLSVIFLNITFFPMHFLGLAGMPRRIPDYAIQFANFNEVATIGAFGFGLSQLLFVFIVFHAIKYGKAAPAKPWDGAEGLEWTVPSPAPYHTFDVPPKVN